A stretch of Caballeronia sp. NK8 DNA encodes these proteins:
- a CDS encoding transketolase family protein produces MSAVAEKKPRLTTSAMIASIASEGQKTRPAPFGHALVAEAEKRGNIVGMTADLSKYTDLHIFGQAFPKRHFQMGMAEQLLMGAAGGMAKEGFIPFATTYAVFATRRAYDFVHQVIAEENLNVKICAALPGLTTGYGPSHQATEDLALMRAIPGMTVIDPCDALDTEQAVAAIAAHDGPVYMRLLRGKVPAVLDDYDYSFELGKAKMLRDGADVLIISSGIMTMRALEAAQALDDGSASVGVLHVPTIKPLDEATIVEQCRKPGRLVIVAENHSVIGGLGDAVTSALVRHRVLPEYRHVALPDQFLDAGALPTLHDRYGISTLSIVENIKTWLK; encoded by the coding sequence ATGAGCGCCGTCGCTGAAAAGAAACCCCGCCTGACGACCTCCGCGATGATCGCGTCGATCGCGTCGGAAGGCCAGAAGACGCGCCCGGCGCCGTTCGGCCATGCGCTCGTCGCCGAAGCCGAGAAGCGCGGCAACATCGTCGGCATGACGGCCGATCTGTCGAAGTACACGGACCTGCATATCTTCGGCCAGGCGTTCCCCAAGCGTCACTTTCAGATGGGCATGGCCGAGCAGTTGCTGATGGGCGCGGCGGGCGGCATGGCGAAGGAAGGCTTCATTCCGTTCGCGACGACCTACGCCGTGTTCGCGACGCGTCGCGCGTACGACTTCGTCCATCAGGTGATCGCGGAAGAGAACCTCAACGTGAAAATCTGCGCCGCGCTGCCGGGACTCACGACCGGTTACGGCCCGAGCCATCAGGCGACGGAAGATCTCGCGCTGATGCGCGCGATTCCCGGCATGACCGTGATCGACCCGTGCGACGCGCTCGATACCGAGCAGGCGGTCGCCGCCATCGCGGCGCACGACGGCCCGGTCTACATGCGCCTCCTGCGCGGCAAGGTGCCCGCCGTGCTCGACGATTACGACTACAGCTTCGAACTCGGCAAAGCGAAGATGCTGCGCGACGGCGCGGACGTGCTGATCATCTCGTCGGGCATCATGACCATGCGCGCGCTGGAAGCCGCGCAAGCGCTCGACGACGGCTCCGCGAGCGTCGGCGTGCTGCACGTGCCGACCATCAAACCGCTCGACGAAGCCACCATCGTCGAGCAATGCAGGAAGCCGGGGCGTCTCGTGATCGTCGCGGAGAACCACAGCGTGATCGGCGGTCTCGGCGATGCCGTGACGAGCGCGCTCGTGCGTCATCGCGTGCTGCCGGAGTATCGGCATGTCGCGCTGCCCGACCAGTTCCTCGATGCGGGCGCGCTGCCGACGCTGCACGACCGCTACGGCATTTCGACGCTGTCGATCGTCGAGAACATCAAGACGTGGCTGAAGTGA
- a CDS encoding NAD(P)-dependent oxidoreductase has translation MNVTFVGIGAIGLPMALRIRGAGHSVTGVDLSPRALELAKQSGLPAVDSFAAAPAPHVVIAMVATPQQLASLVESVGTKLDGQTWVVMSTVGPDAVRAQGERLAAAGARVVDAPVTGGTARAKTGQLVIFASGDVRDIDAARPVLDAMGSVRVTGPRLGDGQAIKVVNQHLCSVHIVAAAEALNLARSLGLDPAAVLEFIEKGAAGSWMLSDRGPRMLQGTDVDVTSSINIFVKDSDLVADAAKSCGADVPLLSTANARYREAADAGLGLRDDSRVIETWKQS, from the coding sequence ATGAACGTGACATTTGTCGGCATCGGCGCAATCGGTCTGCCGATGGCGCTGCGTATCCGGGGCGCGGGACACAGCGTGACCGGCGTCGATCTGTCGCCGCGCGCGCTCGAACTGGCGAAGCAAAGCGGCCTTCCCGCCGTCGACAGCTTCGCGGCCGCGCCCGCGCCGCACGTCGTCATCGCGATGGTGGCGACGCCGCAGCAACTCGCATCGCTCGTGGAAAGCGTCGGCACGAAGCTCGACGGACAAACCTGGGTCGTCATGTCGACGGTTGGTCCGGACGCGGTGCGCGCGCAAGGCGAACGGCTCGCGGCAGCGGGCGCGCGCGTCGTCGATGCGCCCGTGACCGGCGGCACTGCTCGCGCGAAAACCGGGCAACTGGTGATCTTCGCGTCGGGCGACGTGCGGGACATCGACGCCGCGCGCCCCGTGCTCGACGCAATGGGCAGCGTGCGCGTCACCGGCCCCAGGCTCGGTGACGGCCAGGCGATCAAGGTCGTCAATCAGCATCTGTGCTCGGTGCATATCGTCGCGGCGGCGGAAGCCCTTAATCTGGCGCGCTCGCTCGGCCTCGATCCGGCGGCCGTGCTCGAATTCATCGAGAAAGGCGCGGCGGGTTCGTGGATGCTGTCCGATCGCGGTCCGCGCATGCTGCAAGGCACGGACGTCGACGTGACGAGTTCGATCAACATCTTCGTGAAAGACAGCGATCTCGTGGCCGATGCCGCGAAGTCGTGCGGCGCGGACGTGCCGCTGCTGTCGACCGCGAACGCGCGCTATCGCGAAGCCGCCGATGCGGGACTCGGCCTGCGCGACGACAGCCGCGTCATCGAAACCTGGAAGCAGTCCTGA
- a CDS encoding TRAP transporter substrate-binding protein, with the protein MTIRTKDSGIDRRTFLKAGATIAAAAPLFAITTRRASAAEFSYKLATGQDPTHPVNIRGQQACDKIREATAGRVDIKLFPANQLGSDTDLLSQVRSGGVEFFNLASSILATLTPAAGIVNTGFAFPDYDTVWKAMDGDLGGYIRQQIEKSGIIAVSKPWDNGFRQVSSSTRVVKTPADLKGFKIRVPQAPMLTSLFKSLDAGPAPINFNELYSALQTGVVEGQENPLPIIATAKLYEVQKSISLTSHVWDAYWILGNRRAWEKLPADMRAIVTREFEAAGMNQRADIAKLNLSLRDDLKAKGINMVDVDREAFRSALKKTSFYTDWKAKYGEQGWGALEKYTGKLV; encoded by the coding sequence ATGACCATTCGCACGAAGGACAGCGGCATCGACCGGCGCACGTTTCTGAAGGCGGGCGCGACCATCGCCGCCGCCGCGCCGCTCTTTGCCATCACGACGCGCCGCGCATCGGCGGCGGAGTTTTCGTACAAGCTCGCGACCGGACAGGACCCGACGCATCCGGTGAACATTCGCGGCCAGCAGGCGTGCGACAAGATTCGCGAAGCCACCGCCGGCCGGGTCGATATCAAGCTCTTTCCCGCCAACCAGCTCGGTTCCGACACCGACCTGCTCTCGCAGGTGCGCAGCGGCGGCGTCGAGTTCTTCAACCTGGCTTCGTCGATTCTCGCGACGCTGACGCCCGCCGCTGGCATCGTCAACACGGGCTTCGCGTTTCCGGATTACGACACGGTCTGGAAAGCGATGGACGGCGATCTCGGCGGCTATATCCGTCAGCAGATCGAGAAGTCGGGGATCATCGCGGTATCGAAGCCCTGGGACAACGGCTTCCGTCAGGTGAGTTCGTCGACGCGCGTCGTGAAGACGCCCGCCGACCTGAAGGGCTTCAAGATCCGCGTGCCGCAGGCGCCGATGCTCACGTCGCTGTTCAAGTCGCTCGATGCCGGTCCCGCGCCGATCAACTTCAACGAACTGTATTCCGCGTTGCAGACGGGCGTGGTCGAAGGTCAGGAAAATCCGCTGCCGATCATCGCGACGGCGAAGCTCTACGAAGTGCAGAAGTCGATCAGCCTGACCTCGCACGTATGGGACGCGTACTGGATTCTCGGCAACCGCCGCGCGTGGGAGAAGCTGCCCGCCGACATGCGCGCGATCGTCACGCGCGAATTCGAGGCCGCCGGCATGAATCAGCGCGCGGACATCGCGAAGCTGAACCTGTCCTTGCGCGATGACCTGAAGGCCAAGGGCATCAACATGGTCGACGTGGATCGCGAAGCCTTCCGCAGCGCGCTGAAGAAAACCAGCTTCTATACCGACTGGAAAGCGAAGTACGGCGAACAAGGCTGGGGCGCGCTCGAGAAGTACACCGGCAAACTGGTATGA
- a CDS encoding transketolase yields MGEVQGQGYIGQALGLADALAVAWCHAMNIRPGEPEWEGRDRFLLSHGHYAIALYAALIEAGVIPEEELQTYGSDDSRLPMSGMATYTPGMEISGGSLGQGLTIAVGMALGLRLKGNPAFVYNSMSDGELDEGATWEAALSAAHHGLGNLITMVDINRQQADGASHDVLGFEPLADKFVSFGWHVERVNGNDMPALVAAFDRCRALTEAKPRVILLDTLMGKGVPFLETREKNHFIRVDPEEWQQAIAVLDQNHAAAQGDRA; encoded by the coding sequence ATGGGCGAAGTTCAGGGCCAGGGCTACATCGGCCAGGCGCTCGGACTCGCCGATGCCCTCGCCGTCGCCTGGTGCCACGCGATGAACATCCGCCCCGGCGAGCCCGAATGGGAAGGCCGCGACCGCTTCCTGCTCTCGCACGGCCACTACGCGATCGCGCTTTACGCGGCGCTGATCGAAGCGGGCGTCATCCCCGAGGAGGAGCTGCAAACCTACGGTTCGGATGACAGCCGCCTGCCGATGTCCGGCATGGCGACCTACACGCCCGGCATGGAAATCTCGGGCGGCTCGCTCGGCCAGGGCCTGACGATCGCTGTCGGCATGGCTCTGGGCCTGCGTCTGAAGGGCAATCCGGCCTTCGTCTACAACTCGATGTCCGATGGCGAGCTCGACGAAGGCGCGACCTGGGAAGCTGCGCTGTCCGCCGCGCATCACGGTCTCGGCAATCTGATCACGATGGTCGACATCAACCGCCAGCAGGCCGATGGCGCGTCGCACGACGTGCTCGGCTTCGAACCGCTCGCGGACAAGTTCGTGTCGTTCGGCTGGCACGTCGAGCGCGTGAACGGCAACGACATGCCCGCGCTCGTCGCGGCGTTCGACCGCTGCCGCGCGCTCACCGAAGCGAAGCCGCGCGTGATCCTGCTCGATACGCTGATGGGCAAGGGCGTGCCGTTTCTGGAGACGCGCGAGAAGAATCACTTCATCCGCGTCGATCCGGAAGAATGGCAGCAGGCGATTGCCGTGCTCGACCAGAACCACGCAGCAGCACAGGGAGACCGGGCATGA
- a CDS encoding D-2-hydroxyacid dehydrogenase, protein MQKIVFLDRETLAPQITLKRPAFEHELVEYGRTAPDEVASRLQGASIVITNKVAITADVVAQVPTLRLVAVAATGTDVVDKAACAQRGIVVSNIRGYAVNTVPEHTFALMLALRRNLIAYRDDVLAGEWQKSGQFCFFNHAIRDLGGATLGIIGEGVLGQRVAEIAKAFGMKPKFAAHKGRGDMGPLYAPWDDVLATSDVITIHSPLTQATRGMLSSAEFRAMKKKPLIINTARGGLVDEAALVAALDEGLISGIGFDVLTTEPPAPDNALMRVANRPNVIVTPHVAWASDEAQQTLADQLMDNVAAFVAGHPVNVVS, encoded by the coding sequence ATGCAGAAGATCGTCTTTCTCGACCGCGAAACGCTCGCGCCGCAGATCACGCTCAAGCGTCCCGCGTTCGAACACGAACTCGTCGAATACGGCCGCACGGCGCCCGACGAAGTCGCGTCGCGCTTGCAGGGCGCGAGCATCGTCATCACCAACAAGGTGGCGATCACCGCGGATGTCGTCGCGCAAGTGCCGACGCTCAGGCTCGTCGCAGTCGCGGCCACCGGCACGGATGTCGTCGACAAGGCGGCGTGCGCGCAGCGCGGCATCGTCGTGTCGAACATTCGCGGCTATGCGGTGAATACCGTGCCCGAGCATACTTTCGCGCTGATGCTGGCGCTGCGCCGCAACCTGATCGCGTATCGCGATGACGTGCTCGCCGGCGAATGGCAGAAGTCCGGCCAGTTCTGCTTCTTCAATCACGCGATCCGCGATCTGGGCGGCGCGACGCTCGGCATCATCGGCGAGGGCGTGCTGGGGCAGCGCGTCGCGGAGATCGCGAAGGCGTTCGGCATGAAGCCGAAATTCGCGGCGCACAAAGGGCGCGGCGACATGGGGCCGCTCTACGCGCCGTGGGACGACGTGCTCGCGACCAGCGATGTCATCACGATCCACAGCCCGCTCACGCAAGCGACGCGCGGCATGCTGTCGAGCGCCGAATTCCGCGCGATGAAGAAGAAGCCGCTCATCATCAACACGGCGCGCGGCGGTCTCGTCGATGAAGCCGCGCTGGTCGCCGCGCTCGACGAAGGATTGATCAGCGGCATCGGCTTCGACGTGCTGACGACCGAGCCGCCCGCGCCCGACAACGCGCTGATGCGCGTCGCAAACCGGCCGAACGTGATCGTGACGCCGCACGTCGCGTGGGCCTCGGATGAAGCGCAGCAAACGCTCGCCGATCAGTTGATGGACAACGTCGCGGCCTTCGTCGCGGGCCATCCGGTCAACGTGGTGTCATGA
- a CDS encoding LysR substrate-binding domain-containing protein codes for MNVFRKVPLSYIRVFEAAGRTLSFADAARELSLSPSAVSHSVRKLEDLLGHRLFLRSTREVRLTREGAMLMEHIQRGMDEMQRGFALLTSEERTPLRLHTAPSFATQWLLPRLAGFVRDHPNIDLRFSASTDYARFDDDFDLDIVYGEPKPSPHEKIPLALEGLAPLCTPALAERIRKPEDLYHMPLIQCEVQMYQWKGWFEANQLPPPTHYGLRFDRSSMAIAAAVDGLGVVLESTLLSERELQRGELVRPLAGSTREVEYVGHYLVHPRRAHRHEAFETFKAWLLHALGIADAS; via the coding sequence ATGAACGTCTTCCGCAAGGTTCCGCTTTCGTATATCCGGGTTTTCGAGGCTGCCGGGCGCACGCTGTCTTTCGCCGATGCCGCGCGCGAGCTGAGTCTGTCGCCGAGCGCGGTCAGTCATTCGGTGCGCAAGCTGGAGGATCTGCTCGGACATCGCCTGTTTCTGCGCAGCACGCGCGAAGTGCGTCTGACGCGCGAAGGCGCGATGCTGATGGAGCACATTCAGCGCGGCATGGACGAGATGCAGCGCGGTTTCGCGCTGCTGACGAGCGAAGAGCGCACGCCGCTGCGGCTGCACACCGCGCCGAGCTTCGCGACGCAATGGCTGCTGCCGCGGCTCGCGGGTTTCGTGCGCGACCATCCGAACATCGATCTGCGCTTTTCGGCGAGCACCGATTACGCGCGTTTCGACGACGACTTCGATCTCGACATCGTCTATGGCGAGCCGAAGCCATCGCCGCACGAAAAGATTCCGCTCGCGCTCGAAGGGCTCGCGCCGCTGTGCACGCCCGCGCTCGCGGAGCGCATCCGCAAGCCGGAAGACCTGTATCACATGCCGTTGATTCAGTGCGAAGTGCAGATGTATCAGTGGAAAGGCTGGTTCGAAGCCAATCAGCTGCCGCCGCCGACACACTACGGTCTGCGCTTCGACCGCAGTTCGATGGCGATCGCCGCCGCCGTCGATGGCCTGGGCGTCGTGCTCGAATCGACGCTGCTATCCGAACGCGAACTGCAACGCGGCGAACTCGTGCGCCCGCTCGCCGGTTCGACGCGCGAAGTGGAATATGTCGGGCATTATCTCGTGCATCCGCGCAGGGCGCATCGGCACGAGGCATTCGAGACGTTCAAGGCGTGGTTGCTGCACGCGCTCGGCATCGCCGACGCATCATGA
- a CDS encoding MFS transporter: protein MSSNNEDRAVKVAVASMIGSAVESYDFFIYGTAAAAWFGKIFFHTTEPIVGILASFATLAIGFLMRPFGGYLAGHYGDRVGRKAVLFWSLIAMGGATVLIGFLPTYAQAGVLAPILLILLRMVQGIGFGAEWGGAVLMACEHAPEKRRGFFGAVPQLGIPLGLLLANGAFLLSGALFEGDWIWRMPFLMSFVMVAIGIFIRMSVSESPEFEAVKAENKVMKQPALAVIKSDWRSILKIIGLRMAETGGYYITTSFMLSYVTLAHISTTRHVLWGTLIGSALGLASHLIYGALSDRIGRRPVFMMGALFTIAFGVPMFMLINTGALIMVIVAVALSLLFSHDPIFAVEASWFSEQFPANVRSSGISLGYNGASVIAGLLPIIATGMYGAFGWIGPALMFSSLGIVSTCCALAMKETAPAVLERRQPQHSAERRYAA from the coding sequence ATGAGCAGCAACAACGAAGACCGCGCGGTGAAAGTCGCCGTCGCGTCGATGATCGGCTCGGCGGTCGAGAGCTACGACTTCTTCATCTACGGCACCGCCGCGGCGGCCTGGTTCGGCAAGATCTTCTTTCACACGACCGAGCCGATCGTCGGCATTCTGGCGTCGTTCGCGACGCTCGCGATCGGCTTTCTAATGCGCCCGTTCGGCGGCTATCTCGCCGGGCATTACGGCGATCGCGTCGGCCGCAAGGCGGTGCTGTTCTGGTCGCTCATCGCGATGGGCGGCGCCACCGTGCTGATCGGCTTCCTGCCGACTTACGCGCAGGCCGGCGTGCTCGCGCCAATCCTGCTGATTCTGCTGCGCATGGTGCAGGGCATCGGCTTCGGCGCGGAATGGGGCGGCGCGGTGCTGATGGCGTGCGAGCACGCGCCGGAAAAGCGGCGCGGCTTCTTCGGCGCGGTGCCGCAGCTCGGCATTCCGCTCGGCCTGCTGCTCGCGAACGGCGCGTTTCTGTTGTCGGGCGCGCTCTTCGAAGGCGACTGGATCTGGCGCATGCCGTTTCTGATGTCCTTCGTGATGGTCGCGATCGGCATCTTCATCCGGATGAGCGTGTCGGAATCGCCGGAATTCGAAGCCGTGAAAGCCGAGAACAAGGTGATGAAACAGCCCGCGCTCGCAGTCATCAAGAGCGACTGGCGCAGCATTCTGAAGATCATCGGCCTGCGCATGGCGGAAACGGGCGGCTACTACATCACGACGAGCTTCATGCTGTCGTACGTCACGCTCGCGCATATTTCGACCACGCGTCATGTCCTGTGGGGCACGTTGATCGGCTCCGCGCTCGGTCTCGCGAGCCATCTGATCTACGGCGCGCTGAGCGACAGGATCGGCCGCCGCCCGGTGTTCATGATGGGCGCGCTCTTCACCATCGCGTTCGGCGTGCCGATGTTCATGCTCATCAACACCGGCGCGCTCATCATGGTGATCGTCGCGGTCGCGCTGTCGCTGCTCTTCAGTCACGACCCGATCTTCGCGGTCGAAGCAAGCTGGTTCTCCGAGCAGTTTCCCGCCAATGTGCGCTCGTCGGGGATTTCGCTCGGCTATAACGGCGCATCCGTGATCGCGGGTCTGTTGCCGATCATCGCGACCGGGATGTACGGCGCGTTCGGCTGGATCGGACCGGCGCTGATGTTCTCGTCGCTCGGAATCGTCTCGACATGCTGCGCACTGGCGATGAAGGAAACCGCGCCCGCCGTGCTCGAAAGACGCCAGCCGCAGCACAGCGCGGAACGACGTTACGCTGCGTGA
- a CDS encoding TRAP transporter large permease subunit: MQTIMLPHPAPHRSVAAKLDTVLGHLVEIPAALLVVAEILVLLAGVTSRYVLHTPLVWSDELASMLFLWLAMLGAVVALRRGEHMRMTALVGMASPGMRAFLDVVAIAAPLAFLAMVVGPAFDFAQDEAFITTPALDIPNSWRAAALPIGSGLMLLVACLRLARVGDWKLVLGALALVAAIAGAFYAASPVLKDLGNLNLLIFFVGLVAVCVLSGVPIAFSFGLATFGYLALTTSTPLVVVVGRMDEGMSHLILLSVPLFVFLGQLIEMTGMAAAMIAFLASLLGHVRGGLSYVLVGAMYLVSGISGSKAADMAAVAPVLFPEMKARGAKPGDLVALLAATGAQTETIPPSLVLITLGSVTGVSISALFTGGMLPGVVLAITLCAVVWWRYRVDDLSNVKRATRGEIVRRLAIALPALALPFVIRAAVVEGVATATEVSTIGIAYAILAGLLIYRRFEWTRLKPMLIDTAALSGAILLIIGAATSMAWALTQSGFSGQLARTMAALPGGAWMFMAASILVFIVLGSVLEGIPAIVLFGPLMFPIARQMGINEVHYAMVVILSMGVGLFAPPFGVGYYSACAVSRIHPDEGMKPIIGYILALIAGLILVAAIPWISTGFLK, encoded by the coding sequence ATGCAGACGATCATGCTTCCGCATCCGGCGCCGCATCGCAGTGTCGCCGCGAAACTCGATACCGTGCTCGGCCATCTCGTGGAGATTCCGGCTGCGTTGCTGGTCGTGGCCGAAATCCTCGTGCTGCTCGCGGGCGTGACGAGCCGCTATGTGCTGCATACGCCGCTCGTCTGGTCAGATGAACTCGCGTCGATGCTGTTCCTCTGGCTCGCGATGCTCGGCGCGGTCGTCGCGCTGCGCCGTGGCGAGCACATGCGGATGACGGCGCTGGTCGGCATGGCGTCGCCGGGGATGCGCGCGTTTCTCGATGTGGTCGCGATCGCCGCGCCGCTCGCGTTCCTCGCGATGGTCGTCGGCCCGGCCTTCGATTTCGCGCAGGACGAAGCCTTCATCACGACGCCCGCGCTCGACATTCCCAACTCGTGGCGCGCGGCGGCGCTGCCGATCGGCTCGGGCCTGATGCTGCTGGTCGCGTGCCTGCGGCTCGCGCGCGTCGGCGACTGGAAGCTCGTGCTCGGCGCGCTCGCGCTGGTCGCGGCCATCGCGGGCGCGTTCTACGCGGCGAGCCCGGTGCTGAAGGATCTCGGCAATCTGAACCTGCTGATCTTCTTCGTCGGGCTGGTTGCGGTGTGCGTGCTGTCGGGCGTGCCGATCGCGTTCTCGTTCGGCCTCGCGACCTTCGGCTACCTCGCGCTGACGACGAGCACGCCGCTCGTCGTCGTGGTCGGGCGCATGGACGAAGGCATGTCGCATCTGATTCTGCTGTCGGTGCCGCTGTTCGTGTTCCTCGGCCAGCTGATCGAGATGACAGGCATGGCGGCCGCGATGATCGCGTTCCTCGCGAGCCTGCTCGGCCACGTGCGCGGCGGCCTGTCGTACGTGCTCGTCGGCGCGATGTATCTCGTCTCCGGCATCTCCGGCTCCAAGGCCGCCGACATGGCCGCCGTCGCGCCGGTGCTGTTTCCCGAGATGAAGGCGCGCGGCGCGAAACCCGGCGATCTGGTCGCGTTGCTCGCGGCGACCGGCGCGCAGACCGAAACCATTCCGCCGAGCCTCGTGCTCATCACGCTGGGTTCGGTCACGGGCGTGTCGATTTCCGCGCTGTTCACGGGCGGCATGCTGCCGGGCGTCGTGCTCGCGATCACGCTGTGCGCGGTCGTGTGGTGGCGGTATCGCGTGGACGACCTGTCGAACGTGAAGCGCGCGACGCGCGGCGAAATCGTGCGCCGGCTCGCCATCGCGCTGCCCGCGCTCGCGTTGCCGTTCGTGATTCGCGCGGCGGTCGTCGAAGGCGTCGCGACGGCGACGGAGGTATCCACCATCGGCATCGCGTATGCGATTCTCGCGGGCCTCCTGATCTACCGCCGCTTCGAATGGACGCGCCTCAAGCCGATGCTGATCGATACCGCCGCCCTCTCCGGCGCGATCCTGCTCATCATCGGCGCGGCGACGAGCATGGCGTGGGCGCTCACGCAATCCGGCTTCTCGGGCCAGCTCGCGCGCACCATGGCCGCGCTGCCCGGCGGCGCGTGGATGTTCATGGCGGCGTCGATCCTGGTGTTCATCGTGCTCGGCAGCGTGCTCGAAGGCATTCCGGCGATCGTGCTGTTCGGCCCGCTGATGTTCCCGATCGCGCGGCAAATGGGCATCAACGAGGTGCACTACGCGATGGTCGTCATCCTGTCGATGGGCGTCGGCCTGTTCGCGCCGCCGTTCGGCGTCGGCTATTACTCGGCGTGCGCGGTGAGCCGCATCCATCCCGACGAAGGCATGAAGCCGATCATCGGCTACATTCTGGCGCTGATCGCCGGCCTGATTCTCGTCGCCGCCATTCCGTGGATCTCCACGGGCTTCCTGAAATAA
- the tkt gene encoding transketolase, with protein MSSIDTQPLSNAIRFLAIDAIVRAGEGHQGVPLGMAEIATALFTRHLKFNPADPQWPDRDRFVLSNGHGSMLLYAVLHLTGYANFGIDQIRTFRDMGSHCEGHPEFDTASGIEVTTGPLGQGIANAFGMAVAEAYLSAKFGDRLVDHHTYAFVGDGCLQEGVGQEMISLAGHLKLGKLILCWDDNRITDDGSTALSISEDVSARFRVAGWHVVEVDGHDLEAVSRALEAAKQDPRPSMIACRTVIARGIARLQGQRGGHSGRLFEKDADAARNELNWPHPAFEIPADVLKTWRDAGRRSEGEYRAWRERLASLSAQDRAEFDRIQAGELPAGWRRTLEDYKREATKQDEAPGGIMISAEINDLLVNVLPERMIGCADLEAPTSHKRSLRAFTAEDRGGAYVHCGVREHVMGSMANGMAAHGGVVPLAVTYLAFADYERPAMRMAALMGLPVKFVFSHDSIGVGKNGPTHQPVEILASLRAMPNMRVFRPADAVEAAECWMLAYERKTGPSTMVFARQALPLVRRTHDDANLSARGGYVIADADGRPRRVTLIATGSEVAIALAAREQLQAQGIATAVVSMPCCELFDEQDAPYRMSVLGVDSVRVVVEAAVRFGWDRYLGERDGFVGMKGFGASGPAETLYEHFGITPAHVVAEVKRHL; from the coding sequence ATGTCTTCCATCGACACGCAGCCGCTGTCGAACGCCATTCGCTTTCTCGCCATCGACGCCATCGTGCGCGCGGGCGAAGGTCATCAGGGCGTGCCGCTCGGCATGGCCGAAATCGCGACCGCGCTGTTCACGCGCCATCTGAAGTTCAATCCCGCCGATCCGCAATGGCCCGACCGCGACCGCTTCGTGCTGTCCAACGGGCACGGTTCGATGCTGCTCTACGCCGTGCTGCATCTGACGGGTTACGCGAACTTCGGCATCGATCAGATCAGGACGTTTCGCGACATGGGCTCGCATTGCGAAGGCCATCCGGAATTCGATACCGCGTCGGGCATCGAAGTGACGACGGGACCGCTCGGGCAAGGCATCGCGAATGCGTTCGGCATGGCGGTCGCGGAAGCGTATCTGAGCGCGAAGTTCGGCGATCGCCTCGTCGATCACCATACCTATGCGTTCGTCGGCGACGGCTGTCTGCAGGAAGGCGTCGGGCAGGAAATGATCTCGCTCGCCGGGCATCTGAAGCTCGGCAAGCTGATTCTGTGCTGGGACGACAACCGCATCACCGATGACGGCAGCACGGCGCTGTCCATCAGCGAGGACGTGAGCGCGCGCTTTCGCGTGGCGGGCTGGCATGTCGTCGAAGTCGACGGGCACGATCTCGAAGCGGTGTCCCGCGCGCTCGAGGCAGCGAAGCAGGACCCGCGTCCGTCGATGATCGCGTGCCGCACGGTGATCGCACGCGGCATCGCACGCTTGCAGGGTCAACGCGGCGGCCATAGCGGACGTCTCTTCGAAAAGGACGCCGATGCCGCGCGCAACGAACTGAACTGGCCGCACCCGGCCTTCGAGATTCCCGCCGATGTGCTGAAAACCTGGCGCGACGCGGGCCGTCGCAGCGAAGGCGAATATCGCGCATGGCGTGAGCGGCTCGCGTCGCTGTCCGCACAAGATCGCGCCGAGTTCGATCGCATCCAGGCTGGTGAGTTGCCCGCCGGCTGGCGCCGGACGCTCGAAGACTACAAGCGCGAGGCGACGAAGCAGGACGAAGCGCCCGGCGGCATCATGATTTCCGCCGAGATCAACGATCTGCTCGTGAACGTGCTGCCCGAACGCATGATCGGCTGCGCGGACCTCGAAGCGCCGACGAGCCACAAGCGCAGCCTGCGCGCGTTCACCGCCGAGGATCGCGGCGGCGCGTACGTGCATTGCGGCGTGCGCGAACACGTCATGGGATCGATGGCGAACGGCATGGCGGCGCACGGCGGCGTCGTGCCGCTCGCGGTCACGTATCTCGCGTTCGCCGACTACGAGCGCCCGGCCATGCGGATGGCCGCGCTGATGGGCTTGCCGGTGAAATTCGTCTTCAGCCACGATTCGATCGGCGTCGGCAAGAACGGCCCGACGCATCAGCCCGTCGAAATCCTGGCGTCCTTGCGCGCGATGCCGAACATGCGCGTGTTCCGTCCCGCCGATGCCGTCGAAGCCGCCGAATGCTGGATGCTCGCGTACGAGCGCAAGACCGGCCCGAGCACCATGGTGTTCGCGCGCCAGGCGCTGCCGCTCGTGCGCCGCACGCACGACGACGCGAACCTGAGCGCGCGCGGCGGCTACGTGATCGCGGATGCGGATGGCCGGCCGCGGCGCGTCACGCTCATCGCGACGGGATCGGAAGTCGCGATTGCGCTCGCCGCGCGCGAGCAATTGCAGGCGCAGGGCATCGCGACCGCGGTCGTATCGATGCCGTGTTGCGAACTCTTCGACGAGCAGGACGCGCCGTATCGCATGAGCGTGCTCGGCGTCGACAGCGTGCGCGTCGTCGTGGAAGCGGCCGTGCGCTTCGGCTGGGACCGCTATCTCGGCGAACGCGACGGCTTCGTCGGCATGAAGGGCTTCGGCGCATCGGGACCGGCCGAGACGCTTTACGAGCACTTCGGCATCACGCCGGCGCATGTCGTCGCCGAAGTGAAGCGGCATCTTTGA